The sequence below is a genomic window from Corynebacterium afermentans subsp. afermentans.
AGCCGAGAGCAGAAACGAGCCCGTCGCCAGCGCCATGAGCAGCCACGCGACGCCGCGCAGCGCTGGGAGACCCACCGTGGTGGCCGCGCCCGGGTCCGGAATGCCCAGCTCCGCGAGCGAACCGCCCGAGAACGCCTCCCCCACCGCGCCTGCGACAACCGCCGCGATGGCGAACGCGGCCAAATACAGCGGCCAAGCGGGGGCAATGGTGCGAGTGCGTGCAGGTGCATTCATGCCGCATACCCTACTTTCGCGCTGGGCTGAGCCATAACTACAATCAGCCGGTATTGCCCCCATAGCTCAGTGGATTAGAGCATCCGGTTTCTACCCGGCTGGTCGCGGGTTCGAATCCTGCTGGGGGCGCAAATTGCCGCCTTGAGCACTCAATATCGCGGGTAGATAGCCCACTGCAATAAGTAGACAATAACCATGGGCGCCCCGCAGAGACTGGCAATCACGTAAATGGTCCTAACCGTGTTGGCGGAGGTTCCGTAGGTTTCAGCTACTCCAGCACAGACCCCTGCTATGAGCTTGCCCTCTTCGACTCGGTGCCATTTTTCTCGCTGGGACATTATGAAACTCCGTACCGCGCTGCCGGTTTTCGCAAGATTTTACATAAAGCGAGACGCTGGCAATAAGTCTGCAACCTGCGCGTTGATTCTCGTCCGCGAACCCCGATCGTCAACTTTTACGAGAGCACCCCTTCGCTTAACAACGTCATTCGCCCGCCCACCGCGAATTTGAGACACATTTCTCACACTGTGGTACATTCACAATCATTCAATGAGATATTTATCTCGCACAGTGGAATGAAAGGACGGGCGATGACTACCAGCGTCGAACACCACCCCACTCCCCAACCGGCGGCACCCGCCGCGCTCCGGGAGACCACCCCGGAGGAGCGCCGTCGCGTCAAGATCGCGTCCACAATCGGCACGACGATCGAGTTTTACGACTTCTACGCCTACGCCACCGCAGCCGTGGCCGTCTTCCCGTTCCTGTTCTTCCCTAAGTCGGAGTCCAGCACGGTGGCCCTTTTGTCATCGTTTGCCACGTTTGGCCTGGCATTCATTGCCCGCCCACTGGGCTCGGTGCTGTTCGGCCACTTCGGCGACAAGGTCGGCCGCAAGGCCACCCTGGTCGGCGCGCTGCTGACCATGGGCATCGCCACCTTCATCATCGGTCTTTTGCCCACCTACGCGCAGGCCGGCATCTGGGCCCCGGCGCTGCTGGCCCTGATGCGCTTTTGCCAGGGTCTGGGCCTGGGCGGCGAGTGGTCCGGCGCGGCCTTGCTGTCCACAGAAACAGCCGCTAAGGGCCGCCGCACCTGGGCCGGCATGTGGCCGCAGCTGGGCGCGCCGTTCGGTTTCCTGCTGGCCAACGGTCTGTTCCTGATCCTGGTCACGGTACTGGGCCACACCTCCGGCGATTTCGAGGGCGCGTTCATGGCATGGGGCTGGCGCATCCCGTTCCTACTGTCCATCGTGATGGTCATTATCGGCCTGTGGGTGCGCCTGCAGGTTGAGGAGACCCCGGTGTTCCAGCAGGTGGAACAGTCCGACCAGAAGGCCGCCTCCCCGTTGGCCGAAGTGTTCAAGACCGCCTGGAAGCCCCTGATCCAGGGCACGTTCATCATGGTCGGCTGCTACACACTGTTCTACATCGTGACCACTTGGTTTTTGTCCTACGGCATCGGCTCCGCCGAAGAGGGCGTGGGCCTGGGCATCGAGTACCCGACCTTCCTCAAGCTGCAGCTGGTATGCATCTTCGGCTTCATCCTGGGCATCCCGGTCTCGGCGCACTTGGCCGACACGTACGGCCGTCGCCCGACGCTGGGTCTGACATCCGCGGCGATCATCGTCTACGGCTTGAGCTTCAAGTGGCTGCTCAACCCGGAGACGTTCACCATGGTTTCCTTAGGTGTCTTCCTGTTCATCGGCATGATCCTGATGGGCTTCATCTTCGGGCCGATGTCGGCGATTTTGCCGGAGCTGTTCCCCTCCAACGTGCGCTACACCGGCTCCGGCATCGCCTACAACGTCTCCTCGATTCTGGGCGCGGCGATCGCCCCGTTCATCGCGACGGCACTCAACGCCCAGTACGGCCCGAAGGCGGTGGGCTACTACCTGGTGGTTGTCACCGCGATTTCCCTGGTGGCGATTCTCTCTGCACACGAGACCAAGGACCAGGAGATGCACGAAATTTAAAACCCTTGCTTTCCATGCCGGCAAGTGACACACTTGCGTACATGGAAAGCAACCAGCCGCCGCAAACGCAGATCTCCCAAGAAGAAGCCCGCGCCGCCCTCGAACAGATCGACGGGATCGAGCACAACACCCAGCACAAACACACACCACCGTGGGCTTACGCCATCCTCGGCACCAGTTTCGGCGTCACGATCGCCGGCACGATCATCGGCTGGAAGTACTGGTGGGTGCTGTTCGTACTCATCGTCGTCGCCTGCATCGCGCTCGTCGTCTGGGACAACAATCGCAACGTACGCCCGAGCATGAAGCAGCCGCTGCAGGAAGACCCGAAGCCGAACTGGGCCGCCGCACTTGCTCCAATGCTCGTCTTTCCGCTGACCTGGCTGGTCCCCGAGGGCAGCGTGGTCGGCGGGACCATCGCCGGCGTAATCACGGCGGTCATATTCACGGCCGTCATGATCCACGAAAGCAGGAACCGATGAGCGCCCTTAAAATCGACCCTGTCATCCACCCCCTGGCGCGGCTGAAGATTTGTGCGGCGCTGTACGGGGCGGGAGCCGTCGAGAAGCAAACGTCCCGGCACGAGATGCGCTTCAGCTCGCTGCGAGACAAAACCGACCTGTCGGATTCGGCCCTGTCGAAGCAGCTGGACAGGCTGGAGGAGCACGGCTACGTCACGCGCTTCCGCGAGTACGGCTCCACTCGCGCGAAGGACACGGTGTGGGTCACGCTCACCGCAACGGGCGCGCATGCCTTTGAAAACCACACGGCCGCGTTGCGCGAGATCGCGGGCGGGTAGATTCGTCCCCATGAGTTTTCCCGCACCTGCACCCGGCGCGTTCGCGCTGATCACCGGCGCGAGCCAAGGCATCGGCGAGGCCATCGCACGCCAGCTCGCCGCTGAAGGCCACAACATCATCCTTGTGGCGAGGCGCCAAGAGGTACTGCAAAAGCTTGGCGACGAGCTCTCGCTCGCCCACGGCATCGATGTCGAAATCTTCGCCGGGGACCTGTCCAAGGCGCGCGACGTGGACGCCCTGATTGAGCACATCGCTAACCGCACTGTTTCGATCTGCGTGAACTCGGCAGGCATAGCCAGCTTCGGACCGTTCATGGCCCAGGACTGGGAGTACGAGACGAACCAGTTCAACCTCAACGCCACGGCGGTGTTCCGCGTTACCAAGGCGGTGCTGGACCAGATGGTGCCGCGCGGCGAGGGCGCGTTGTGCAACGTCGGCTCCGCCGCCGGCAACCTGCCCATCCCGAACAACGCCACCTACGTGTTCACCAAGGCCGGCGTGAACCAGTTCACCGAGGCGCTGCACTACGAGCTCAAAGATTCCGGCGTGCACGTCACACTGCTCGCGCCCGGCCCGGTGCGCGAGGCGTACATCCCGGAAGAAGAGCAGTCCATCGTGGACAAGGTCGTGCCGGATTTCTTATGGACCACTTACGAGTCCTGCGCCGCCGACACGATCAACGCGATGCGCAAGAACCGTCGCCGCATCGTGCCCGGCCCGCTTTCCAAGGCCATGGATGTGGTCTCCAACTACGCCCCGCGCGGGTGGCTGCCGCCGATCATGGGCAAGTTCTACGCACAGATGGGAGAGGAATAGATGGACATCGCCGCCAAAGACAACCGCATCGTCTGGGTGGATCTGGAGATGACAGGGCTGGATCCCTCCCGCCACGTCATCGTGGAGGTCGCGGCCCTGGTCACGGACGCTGAGCTGAACATTATCGACGAAGGCGTGGACCTGGTCGTGCACGCCACCGACGCCGAGCTCGCCGAAATGGACGACTTTGTCACCCAGATGCACTCCGACAACGGGCTGCTGGACGACATCAAGGCGTCCACGGTCAGCATCGAGGAGGCGGAAGGTGCGGTGCTCGAGCTCGTGGAGAAGCATTGCGATCCTGCCCACCCCGCACCGCTTGCAGGCAACTCGATCGCCACCGACCGCACGTTCATCAAGGCGCAGATGCCGCGCCTCGACGCCGCGCTGCACTACCGCATGATCGACGTGTCCACGGTCAAGGAGCTGTCGCGCCGCTGGTTCCCCAAGGCTTACTTCAACCAGCCGCAAAAGGGCATGGCACACCGCGCACTGGCGGACATCGTGGAGTCCATCCGCGAGCTGGATTACTACCGCCGCGCGGTGTTCGTGCCCGCCCCCGGGCCGGATACGGAGGCCGCCGTTGATGCGGCCGCAGGCGCAACCGACGCCTACCAGCCGTTTTTGTGAAAACACGGTGAGGGGCTAAGGTGGTTCCCGCTGCAAAAACAGCGATGGTGGCTGTAGTTCAGCTGGTAGAGCACCAGGTTGTGATCCTGGGTGTCGCGGGTTCGAGTCCCGTCAGCCACCCCAAAGTTTAAGGCCTGGCCTGCGGATTCGCGGGCCAGGTCTTCGTCGTTGGCGCCTGGTTGGTCCCTGGTTTGGTCGCCCGGGTTGCGGCTGCGGGTGTCCCGTTTTGGCAACGTGGCAAATATTTGCCACATTGCCAAAACAGCACTCCCCTACTCGTACAGCGGATCCTCCGAACCGCCGGAGCGCTGCTCCCAATCGAGGTTCCAGTACCCCAGGCCGTCGTAAGGCGTGAGCGTGCCCCCGGCGGTGTTCTTCACCACCACCGGGTCGCCGCGCTTAACAAAGTTCTGGAACCACTGCGCGTTGTCATAGGAGGCGTTGATGCAGCCGTGCGACTGGTTGTAGCTGCCCATCGCGCCGAGCGCCCACGGGGCGGAGTGCAGGTAGATGCCGGAGTAGGACAGCTGCGTGGCGTAGTCCACCGGCGTGACGTAGCCACCGGCGTCCAGCGCTAGGCCGAAGGAGCGCGAATCCATGGTCAGCTTCTCGTGCTCGTCGCCGACCACATACACCCCGTTGGGGGTGTCGTACTGGCCGTCGGTGCCCAGCGAAATCGGGAACTCCTTGACCAGCTCGTCGCCCGAGTACACGCGCAGCATCTTGTCGGCGTTGTCCACCACGGCCTCCACTTTGTCGCCAATGGTGAAGTTGGTCTCGTTGTCCCCGCCGCCGTAGAGGCCCTTGCCGAGCTTCTCGCCGTAGATGTCCACCTTCACGCTGACTTCGGTGCCGGGCTCCCAGTAGTCCTTGGGTCGCCAGCGCACCTCGTAGGGGTCCAGCCAGAAGAACGCACCTTCGGTGTCGTTGGAGGTCTCCACATCGATGTGCTCCTCCATCGCCTTGGTGTCTTGCACGGGGCTATCGAAGCGGATGGTCACGGCCTGGGCCACGCCGACAGTCGCGCCGTCCAGCGGGCCGATGTAGGAATTCACCGTCGCGTCCGGGGTCAGCGTAGTAAACGAAGAGACCACCTTTTGGCCTTCCTTGTCCCGCGCTTCCACGGTGTAGGTGCGGCCGTAGCCGAGCGGCTCGGTGACGGACCACTCAGACTTGTCGTCGCCGAATTCGCCCTCGACCTCTTTGCCGGCCTCGTTGGTCATGGTCACCGAGGACAACCCGGCAGCGGCGGTCACCGTAATCGGATCCAGCGGCGCGACTCCAGTCTCCCCGTTTGCCACGTTGACTTTGGGTGGGCGCGGCGAGGCCTTCTCGGTGGTCTTTTCCACCAGCGAAGCGTCAGAGGTGTGCGCGGCCGGCTCTAGCCTGCCGGTGTCCCCGATGGTGCACGACGCAAGCGTCGCCGCTGCTGCTACCAGCGCACAGGCGCGTACCACTTGACGGACCACGGCTTACCCCTCAATTCTCTGGACAACACTGAGTTTGCGAATCCCCCACACTCTATCCCCTTACCAGCCAAAGTCCACTATTGTCGCCCGCGTTTCTACGCACATTGCCTATCGACGAATTCTTGCACCTGACCAGCCGATTTCACGCTGAGACAAGTGGGTGCTACAGTTTCTTTTCGTTGCCGAGAGCAACAGAGAAAAACAAAATACGCGCCATTAGCTCAATTGGCAGAGCAACTGACTCTTAATCAGTGGGTTCGGGGTTCGATTCCCTGATGGCGCACAACCGCGACGAGGCCAGCAGGAATGTTACCTGCTGGCCTCGTTTTGTTCTGTGCGGAAAACCTGGCGGAGCACCTACGTCCATTTCCGAAGGCCACACCCCGCCGGTGAAGTGCGCCCACTGCCCGTCCCCTGAGAGTAGGCTTAAGCCCATGAAGACAGCATTAGTGATCGTGGACGTGCAGAACGACTTCTGCCCCGGCGGTGCCCTGGCAACCGCGCGCGGCGACGAAGTGGCGTCCAAAATCGCCGAACTGATCTCCACCGCGGACAGCCGCACTCACGAGTACGACTACGTCGTGGCCACTCAGGACTGGCACATCGACCCGGGCGCGCACTTCTCGGAGACGCCCGACTTCGTGGATTCGTGGCCGCCGCACTGCGTGGCTGATTCCTACGGCGCGCAGGTTCGCGGGCCGGTGAAGACCGATCTGATCGACCAGTTTTTCAAGAAGGGCCATTTCACCGCCGCCTACTCGGGCTTCGAGGGTGTCAACGGCAACGACGAGCTGCTGGCGGACTGGCTGCGCGCGCAGGGTGTCTCCCGCCTGGATGTCTGCGGCATCGCCACCGACCACTGCGTGCGCGCGACTGTCCTGGACGCACTCAAAGAGGGCTTCAAGGTCAAGGTGCTGCGGGGCATGTGTTCGCCTGTCGACGATAAACGCGGCGCCGACGCGCTCCAGGAAATGATCGACGCCGGCGCGGAGCTGGTTTAGCCAGCCTTAAGGCGTGTAGCCGAGCAGCTCTTCCATTTCACCCATCTCGGCAGTTTGTACCTCGATCATTTCTTTCGCCATCTCGCGCAGCGGCTCGTACCCGCCGCGGTCCACCTCATCCTGCGTCATCTTGATCACGTGGTTGTGGTGGAAGTGCATCATCTCTAAAAACGCGGTGCGCAGCTCGTCGCCGCGCAGCGCCTCGAACTGCTCAAGCTGCTCCGGGTGAAACATGCCGTTGGCGATGTGGGTGGAGTGGTGCTCCATGTCCTTTTCAATGCCCCACTCGTCCGCCCAAGCGCGCATCTGCTCATTCTCGCGCTCCTGGCCGTCTTTGATGCGCTGTGCGAGGTCACGGACCTTAGCGTCGTCCACGTCCGAACCCAGCAGCACGTCCGACATGTCGATTGCCTGCTGGTGGTGCGGCACCATCATGCCCAGGAAGTGGACGTCGGTGTCGTTGTAGCCCGCCTGCCCGTCTGCGGAGGTGGAAGTCTCGGGGGTAAACGCGGCGCGTAGCGACGGCCCCGCGAACGTCAGCGTCAACGCCAGCGCCGCAATCACCGCAACCGCGATCCACAGCGGTTTCTTACTGGGACGCATCTCTTCGAGTTCCGGATCATGCTCGGTCTGCGCATGCTCATTCGTCATTGGTATGCCCTTTCTGCTTTGCTTGATCGTAACCCAAAAACCGCGCCGACACACTGCGTTTTATGCAGCGTATCGGCGCGGTGGGAATGGAAACTCAGCTATACCGCCGTCGATTAGCGGTTGGCGAGAAGCTTCTGCAGCTCCTTGAGCTCGCTCTTGCGCTTGCGACCGTTGTACGCCTTGATGCTGATCAGAGCTGCGATACCGGCAACAACGCCGCCGATGACCTTCTGCACAGTGGGATCCTGCAGCCAGTTAGCGGCCTCAGACTTCGCGCTGCCGGCCAGGGTCTTCGGGTTGGTACGGTCCGCGAGCTCGTCCAGGGTGCTGGCGAGCTGGTTGCGGGTGCGCTCGAGGTCGCGCTCGATATCGTGAATGTCTCGTGCCACTTTGGGAAACTCCTACGTCTACGTTGACTTTTACAGACTCACGTCTTTTCGTCTCCACAGTAGTGTAAAACGGGGAAGCATGACTGAGTCGATGAGATTGGACAAGGGCGACACCGCCCCCGCTTTCACCCTGAAAAACGACCGCGGCGAAGACATCTCGCTCGCCGACTTCGCTGGCCAGCGCGTCATCGTCTACTTCTACCCGAAGGCCAACACCCCCGGCTGCACCACCGAGGCATGCGACTTCACCGACAGCATGGAGCAGTTCCGCGACGCCTCCGTGACTGTGCTCGGCATCAGCCCCGACCCGGAGGACAAGCTGGCCAAGTTCCGCGCCGACCACGAGCTGGGAGTGGAGCTGCTCTCCGATCCGACGAAGGAGACGATGGAGGCCTACGGCGCCTTCGGCGAGAAGAAGAACTACGGCAAGGTGGTCCAAGGCGTGATCCGCTCGACGTTCCTGGTCAGCGTGGACGACGCCGGCAAGGGCACGATCGATCACGCCCAGTACAACGTCAAGGCCACCGGGCACGTGGGCCGCATCCTGCGCGACTGGGATATCTAGCCCCCGAAAAGTGGTGCGCCCGGAGAGACTTGAACTCTCACGCCATAAGGCACTGGAACCTAAATCCAGCGCGTCTGCCAATTCCGCCACGGGCGCGTCAATCGTTGAATGTTACACCGCCTGCTGCGGCGGGCGGTAACCCATCGTTGCGCGGCATCAAACTTTCGTTTGGTGTTTGCGCGCTGCCGGGTAGACTGACCAGCTGTGAGCGAAGAGAACAAGGCAGTTGAGAGCGCTGAGACGGTGCCCCAACGCGAGCGCGTCCGCGTGCGCTGGTGGCACATCGTGCTGCTGGTCGCAGCAGCCGTGACCTGTCTCCTGCTCGCCAACTGGCAGTGGGAGCGCTACCAGTCGGGCTCGGGAACGTTCCAAAACCTGGGCTACGCCCTGCAGTGGCCGTGCTTCGCGGCGTTTTTCGTCTACGCCTACCGCGTGGGTATGCGCATGGAAAACGACAAGATCGACGCCGAAAACGCCAGCCTGACCATGGACGACCTCTACGAGGCCGACCTTGCCAAGTACGGCGAGGTGAAGGAACCCACGGCGATCGACGAGGACTTCCTCCCCTCTCGCCCCGAGCTGGACGTGGAGGAATACAACAAGCTTGTAGCCCCGCGCAGAAGAACGAACATTGAAGGTAAAGGTGAATCAGCATGACGCAGCCCGCCCCGCAGACCCAGCCCGCCCAGCCCGCGCGCATCCACCCGGAGCGCCAGCGCCGCGTGAAGCAGGCACTGCAATTTTTCACCGTCACCGCATGGATCACCGGTGTGCTGCTGCTCCTGCTCGTCGCGCGCATGATCATGCAGTACGGCTTGGACATGAACGTCGACTACCTGTCCTGGGTCGCCCGCGTGCACGGCTTCGCGTTCGTGGCGTTTTTGATGGCGTCGCTGAACCTCGGTTCTAAAGCCCGTTGGTCTGCGGGCACCTGGATCGCCACGGCCCTTTCGGGTGTGGTGCCGTTTATGTCCTTCGTCATTGAGGGTAAGCGCCGCAATGAAGTGAAGGAGAAGTTCCAGCTTTCCTAAGCACCAACAAAGGCCCGGCAGCACTCGTCTGCCGGGCCTTTTGCTTTGCGACGTCTACTTCTCGCCGGTCTTGGTTAGCACCATCACGCCGACCTTTTCAGCTGGCCCGTTGTCCGGGCTCAGCGTGAGGGTGTCGCCGCTGCGCTCGGCGTCGTATTCAAGGTCCTGGTGGGTCAGGGGATCCTCGAGCTTGAACTCCTTGTCGTCGCGCAGGCAGTTCGCCTCGTTGGTTTCACCGTCGGTCTCGGTCATCTGCCAGTCGCAGTCCTTGCCGTCGATAGTGATGGTGGCGTGGCCTCCACCCTTGCCTTCCTGGGTGGAGGTGATCTCGCCGGTCCACTCGCCGTCAAAATCGCCCTTCTGGCCGCAGCCGGTCAAAAGCGCGCCGGAGGCGAGAACAGTGCCTACAAGTGCAATCGTCTTTTTCATCATTGCCCCACTGTAACGAATTGCGTCAGCGCAGGGCCGCAATGTGTGGGGCGAGCGCGCGAAGCGCCTTGCCGCGATGGGAGCGTGCGTTCTTCTCCTCAGGCGTGAGTTCGGCGGAGGAGCGACCGTCGGCATCGGCGGGTTGGAACAGCGGGTCGTAGCCGAAGCCGTTCTCGCCACGCGGCTCGCGCAGCAGTTCGCCCTCCCAGCGGCCCTCGGCGGTGAATTCCTGCCCGTCTGGGGCGGCCAGGGCACAGCAGGACACGAACGCGGCGGCTCGCTCGTTGATGTCCGCCATTTGGGCTAGCAAAAGGTCGTTGTTGGCCTGATCGCCGCCGTGGTTGCCGGACCAGCGGGCGGACAGGATGCCCGGCATGCCGTTGAGCGCCTTGACGGACAGGCCGGAATCGTCGGCAACGCAGGGCAAACCGGTGGCTTTTGCTCCGGCACGGGCCTTCAATAGGGCGTTGTCCACGAAGGTGAGTCCGTCTTCGACGGGGTCGGGGTACGGCGGAGCGTCGTGAAGCGAGACAAGCTCCACCCCTTCAATGTTGAGCTCGCGGAGCACCTGCTCGAGCTCGCGGACCTTACCTTGGTTCCTAGAGGCGACGAGGACTTTTACCATCCCAGCGCCGCCTTCTGCGCTGCGATGAGCTCCTCGCAGCCCTTGGCCGCGACATCCAGCATCTCACCGAGCTGCTCGCGGCCGAAAAGGCCGTGCTCGCCGGTGCCCTGAATCTCCACGAAGTTTCCGCCCTCCTGCATCACCACATTCAGGTCGACCTCGGCGCGGGAGTCCTCCTCGTAGGGCAGGTCCAGGCACACGTGGCCGTCGATAATGCCAGCGGAAACCGCGGCAATGGGCTTGAGCAGCGGTTCGCCCGGGACCACGCCGCGCTCTTTGAGCACCGCGATGGCGTCCGCGAGCGCGACATACGCGCCGGTGATGGAGGCGGTGCGGGTGCCGCCGTCGGCCTGCAGCACATCGCAGTCCAGCTGAATGGTGTTCTCGCCGAGCTGGCTCAAATCCACAGCTGCGCGAAGCGAGCGGCCCACCAGGCGCGAGATCTCGTGAGTGCGGCCTTTGACCTTGCCCTTCATGGACTCGCGCGGCATGCGGTCATGCGTTGCGGAAGGCAGCATGGCGTACTCGGCGGTCAGCCACCCCTCGCCAGAATCCTTCTTAAAGCGGGGCACACCCTCCTCCACGGAGGCGGTGCACATCACACGGGTGTTGCCGAACTCCACCAGCACGCTGCCGGCGGGGTTTGAGGTGAAGCCGCGGGTGATGCGCACGGGGCGCAGTTGATCGAAGGCGCGGCCGTCCAGGCGCGAAAAATCAGTCATGTGCCCAAGGGTAACGCAGGTGCCTACAGCTCGAAGGTGGCGCCGGCGGTGCCCAGGACGATCTCGCCGTCGAACTCGGTGCGGGCGGCTGCGAGGACCTCGTCCGGGTCGGTCCACGGCTGGATGTGCACCAGCACCAGGGTTTGCACGTCGGCCTCGCGGGCGATCCGACCGGCCTCCTTGCCGGACAGGTGCATGCCCTCAGCCTTGCCCTCGGAGGTCGCGCCCCAGGCGGCTTCGCACAGGAAGAGGTCGGCGGCGCGGGCGGCGTCGATAAGCGTTGGCGCGAACCCGGAATCCCCGGAGAAGGTGATGACCTTGCCGGAGGCGTCCTCGATGCGCAGCGCGTGGGACTCCTGCGCCGGGTGGACCACATCAAACGGGGTGATGGTCAGCCCGCTGAGCTGCTCCGGCTGCCCGGTACGCCAGGTGGTGAACTCGAAGGTGTCCGAAAAGTCGTCCTGCTCCCCCGGCGCGTCCGCGCTCATGCGGCCCAGGTGCTCCGGCGCGTACGAGGGGCCGATCAGCCTGTGGCGCTGCTCCGCCGGGGCTGTGGGGTGGTAACGGCGCCACACAAGCAGCGACGGGAAGTCCGAGCAGTGATCGGCGTGGAGATGGCTGAAGATGACGTGCGCCGCAGACGGGTCGAACCGCTCCTGCATGGCGGCGAGCGCTCCCGGACCGAAGTCCATCACCACATCCGTTTCACCAGGTACGGAGATGACGTAGGAGGAAGCTGGGTTACCGGGCGCGGCCAGGCTCCCGGAGCACCCGAGGATGGTCAACTGCATGGACACACTCTGCCATGAATGGCGCACATTTTCCTAGTGAATTCTCAAATCGCGGCCCACGGCGTGCACCGGAGGTGCCAGGAAGCGGCGGGCGAGCGCGTCAAAGGTGTCAGGGTCACCGGTGGATTCGAAGATGTGGGTGGGGGCGGACGTGCCGTCGTTAAGCATGTCGCCCTCAGTGAGTACTCGGAGCACATCCTTAGAGGTCTCCTCGGCCGAGGAGACGAGCGCGACCTCATCGCCGATGGCCAGCTGGATCACACCCGACAGCAGCGGGTAGTGGGTGCAGCCGAGCACGAGCGTATCCACGCCCGCCTCGCGCAGTGGTGCCACGTAGCCGCTGGCGACCTCGAGGACCTCCCTGCCGGAGGTTTTGCCCTGCTCTACAAACGGCACGAACTCCGGGCATGCCTGGGCGGTGACCTCCAGGCCCGGGTGAATGGAAAACAGGTCCTGGTAGGCGCCGGACTTCACCGTGCCTTCGGTGCCGATCACGCCGATTTTCCTGTTGCGGGTGGTCGCGATCGCCCGGCGCACGGCCGGCTGGATCACCTCGATGACCGGGATGTCGTAGCGCTCGCGGGC
It includes:
- the cmrA gene encoding mycolate reductase (Catalyzes the final step in mycolic acid biosynthesis.); this encodes MSFPAPAPGAFALITGASQGIGEAIARQLAAEGHNIILVARRQEVLQKLGDELSLAHGIDVEIFAGDLSKARDVDALIEHIANRTVSICVNSAGIASFGPFMAQDWEYETNQFNLNATAVFRVTKAVLDQMVPRGEGALCNVGSAAGNLPIPNNATYVFTKAGVNQFTEALHYELKDSGVHVTLLAPGPVREAYIPEEEQSIVDKVVPDFLWTTYESCAADTINAMRKNRRRIVPGPLSKAMDVVSNYAPRGWLPPIMGKFYAQMGEE
- the lptM gene encoding LPS translocon maturation chaperone LptM; translation: MKKTIALVGTVLASGALLTGCGQKGDFDGEWTGEITSTQEGKGGGHATITIDGKDCDWQMTETDGETNEANCLRDDKEFKLEDPLTHQDLEYDAERSGDTLTLSPDNGPAEKVGVMVLTKTGEK
- a CDS encoding isochorismatase family protein — its product is MKTALVIVDVQNDFCPGGALATARGDEVASKIAELISTADSRTHEYDYVVATQDWHIDPGAHFSETPDFVDSWPPHCVADSYGAQVRGPVKTDLIDQFFKKGHFTAAYSGFEGVNGNDELLADWLRAQGVSRLDVCGIATDHCVRATVLDALKEGFKVKVLRGMCSPVDDKRGADALQEMIDAGAELV
- a CDS encoding PspC domain-containing protein, with the translated sequence MSQREKWHRVEEGKLIAGVCAGVAETYGTSANTVRTIYVIASLCGAPMVIVYLLQWAIYPRY
- a CDS encoding DUF305 domain-containing protein — encoded protein: MTNEHAQTEHDPELEEMRPSKKPLWIAVAVIAALALTLTFAGPSLRAAFTPETSTSADGQAGYNDTDVHFLGMMVPHHQQAIDMSDVLLGSDVDDAKVRDLAQRIKDGQERENEQMRAWADEWGIEKDMEHHSTHIANGMFHPEQLEQFEALRGDELRTAFLEMMHFHHNHVIKMTQDEVDRGGYEPLREMAKEMIEVQTAEMGEMEELLGYTP
- a CDS encoding L,D-transpeptidase, whose product is MVRQVVRACALVAAAATLASCTIGDTGRLEPAAHTSDASLVEKTTEKASPRPPKVNVANGETGVAPLDPITVTAAAGLSSVTMTNEAGKEVEGEFGDDKSEWSVTEPLGYGRTYTVEARDKEGQKVVSSFTTLTPDATVNSYIGPLDGATVGVAQAVTIRFDSPVQDTKAMEEHIDVETSNDTEGAFFWLDPYEVRWRPKDYWEPGTEVSVKVDIYGEKLGKGLYGGGDNETNFTIGDKVEAVVDNADKMLRVYSGDELVKEFPISLGTDGQYDTPNGVYVVGDEHEKLTMDSRSFGLALDAGGYVTPVDYATQLSYSGIYLHSAPWALGAMGSYNQSHGCINASYDNAQWFQNFVKRGDPVVVKNTAGGTLTPYDGLGYWNLDWEQRSGGSEDPLYE
- a CDS encoding MFS transporter is translated as MTTSVEHHPTPQPAAPAALRETTPEERRRVKIASTIGTTIEFYDFYAYATAAVAVFPFLFFPKSESSTVALLSSFATFGLAFIARPLGSVLFGHFGDKVGRKATLVGALLTMGIATFIIGLLPTYAQAGIWAPALLALMRFCQGLGLGGEWSGAALLSTETAAKGRRTWAGMWPQLGAPFGFLLANGLFLILVTVLGHTSGDFEGAFMAWGWRIPFLLSIVMVIIGLWVRLQVEETPVFQQVEQSDQKAASPLAEVFKTAWKPLIQGTFIMVGCYTLFYIVTTWFLSYGIGSAEEGVGLGIEYPTFLKLQLVCIFGFILGIPVSAHLADTYGRRPTLGLTSAAIIVYGLSFKWLLNPETFTMVSLGVFLFIGMILMGFIFGPMSAILPELFPSNVRYTGSGIAYNVSSILGAAIAPFIATALNAQYGPKAVGYYLVVVTAISLVAILSAHETKDQEMHEI
- a CDS encoding DUF3817 domain-containing protein; translated protein: MTQPAPQTQPAQPARIHPERQRRVKQALQFFTVTAWITGVLLLLLVARMIMQYGLDMNVDYLSWVARVHGFAFVAFLMASLNLGSKARWSAGTWIATALSGVVPFMSFVIEGKRRNEVKEKFQLS
- a CDS encoding transcriptional regulator, yielding MSALKIDPVIHPLARLKICAALYGAGAVEKQTSRHEMRFSSLRDKTDLSDSALSKQLDRLEEHGYVTRFREYGSTRAKDTVWVTLTATGAHAFENHTAALREIAGG
- a CDS encoding DUF3618 domain-containing protein; its protein translation is MARDIHDIERDLERTRNQLASTLDELADRTNPKTLAGSAKSEAANWLQDPTVQKVIGGVVAGIAALISIKAYNGRKRKSELKELQKLLANR
- the orn gene encoding oligoribonuclease, encoding MDIAAKDNRIVWVDLEMTGLDPSRHVIVEVAALVTDAELNIIDEGVDLVVHATDAELAEMDDFVTQMHSDNGLLDDIKASTVSIEEAEGAVLELVEKHCDPAHPAPLAGNSIATDRTFIKAQMPRLDAALHYRMIDVSTVKELSRRWFPKAYFNQPQKGMAHRALADIVESIRELDYYRRAVFVPAPGPDTEAAVDAAAGATDAYQPFL
- the bcp gene encoding thioredoxin-dependent thiol peroxidase, whose translation is MTESMRLDKGDTAPAFTLKNDRGEDISLADFAGQRVIVYFYPKANTPGCTTEACDFTDSMEQFRDASVTVLGISPDPEDKLAKFRADHELGVELLSDPTKETMEAYGAFGEKKNYGKVVQGVIRSTFLVSVDDAGKGTIDHAQYNVKATGHVGRILRDWDI